Below is a window of Polyangiaceae bacterium DNA.
ACGAGCCCGATACGCGGGGCACCATCTACACCTACGACTCGGGGCTCGACGCCTACACGCTGGAGGACGACGCCCTCTCGGGCTCGCACTTCTTCGCCGAGCAGAGCGAGGAGACCTACGGCGGCGCCCTCGACTGGACGCAGCCACTATTGAAGGGAGACGCGCCCGCCAGCCTGAAGCTCGGCACGCTGCTGAGCTTCCGCGATCGCCAGTTCGATGCGCGGCGCTTCCGCTACCGCTCCATCCCGGGCTCCGACCCGAACCTGCTGCTCCTGCCGCCGGATCAGCTCTTCACCGACGGCAACATCGGGACCTCGCTGAACATCCAGGAGGACACCCGCGCCAACGACTCGTACACGGCGGACCTGAACGTGTACGCCGCGTACCTGATGAGCGACACCAGCCTGTCGAAGCGCCTGCGCCTGATCTTGGGCGAGCGCCTGGAGGTCGCCCGCCAGGGCATCGAGTCGGTCGATCCCTTCGCGCCCGCGGTAGGCAAGATCTCCACGCGCCTCGACACCACCGACCTCCTGCCCTCTCTGTCGCTGATCTTCAAGGCCTCAGAGAGAGCCAACCTCCGGGCCTCGGTCACGCGCACCATCGCGCGCCCGCAGCTGCGCGAGCTGGCGCCCTTCTCCTTCACCGACTACTTCGGTGGCAACAACGTCGAGGGCAACCCCAATCTGGATCGCACTCTGATCACCAACGGGGATCTGCGCTTCGAGTGGTTCCCCAGCGCGAGCGAGGTCCTGGCCTTCAGCACGTTCTACAAGCACTTCGACGGTGCCATCGAGCAGGTGCTCCAGGCGCAGGGCTCGAGCGCCGGCATCGCCACCTTCCAGAACGCCGACAGCGCGTCGCTCATCGGGGTCGAGCTCGAGGGGCGCAAGAAGCTCGACTTCCTGAGCCCCGTGCTGAGGGACTTCTCGCTCATAGCGAACCTGACGCTGGCCCGCTCTCGGGTCTCGCTCGACCCGCAGACGGCGACCTTCGTGACCAACCCGGACCGGCCGCTCTCGAACCAGGCGCCCTGGGTCGTGAACGCCATGCTCGACTACGGGAGCCAGGACCTGGGCCTGAAGGCGCGCGTGCTCTACAACATCGCGGGTAGGAGCATCGTGACGGTCGGCACCAACGGTCTGCCCGACGTGTACGAGCAGCCCCGCCACGCCGTGGACGCGGCGGTGGCCAAGGACCTCGGCAAGCATGTGGAGCTGAAGCTCGCCGCCACCAACATCCTGAACTCCGCCTTCGTGCGCACCCAGGGCGAGAGCGACGACGGCGACAACATCACGCGCAAGTACACCGACGGCAGCACCTACACGCTCAGCGGGACGTACACGTACTGAGAGAGCAGCGCCGCCGCGCGCCGATGTACGGCGCGCTCGGTGCGAGCCCCGGCGACGTTCAGGGCCTCGTCGCGCGAACGGGGAGCCCGGCAGCTCGAGAGCGCCCCGGTGACCGCAGGACGTACGCCGGCGCTGCCGGCGTGGAGGCACCACTCGAGCGTGCGCCAGCCGAGCTCGGCGTGGCGCGCTTCGTCGCGGGCGATGCCGCGGAGCACCGCGGCCTCGACGGGATCATCCACGACGGCGCTCTGGAGCTTCGCCAACCTCGCTGCCAGACCTTCCCCGAAACAGCCGTCGGTGAGGGACTCGCGGGCCAGCTTCTCCAGTGACGGGGCCAGGACCTTGGTTGGTCGCGGGAGCGGTCCGGGCCCCAGTCGGCGACCGAGATAGGCCGACGCCAGCGAGAAACAGCTGCGTGCGTGCCGGACCTCGTCCCAGGCAGCGCGCCCTGCGGCAGCCAGCAGCGATGCCGGTGCACCGAGCGCGCCCAGCTCGAGCGCGAGCTGGGCAAACGCCGCGATCGAGGCGTGCTCGTCGAGGGCCGCGCGGAGCCACTCGTGCCCGCGCGCGCGCCGCTCTCGGTCGCTCTTGCCGGCCAAGCGGAGCGCGTAGGGCTCTGCCCAATCGTCGATCTCGACGGGCTTGGCGGTGACGGCGTGACCGTCTACTCGCAGCACGCGGCCTGCCGGCACGGTGAAGCGCCCCAGGTGAAGCGATCCGAGGGACAGCGTAGCGCCGCCGATCAGGCCGCCTCGAATGTCGCCGCTGACCCCCGAGCCGGCGAAGAGCTCGAGGGAGAGCACCGTGGCGTCACCGCCGGACTCCGGCGAGAGGTCCACGAATG
It encodes the following:
- a CDS encoding ferritin-like domain-containing protein is translated as MRTELAWLAPLALFGTACSSWYRAGPEVRSIDGRLAAGGKATVEGGVEQLLFPLALSGGVTTDDGKPAFALETGGELVSPIGESNWAWVAGPRFTGMLSGPSGTAFGLNGGPFVDLSPESGGDATVLSLELFAGSGVSGDIRGGLIGGATLSLGSLHLGRFTVPAGRVLRVDGHAVTAKPVEIDDWAEPYALRLAGKSDRERRARGHEWLRAALDEHASIAAFAQLALELGALGAPASLLAAAGRAAWDEVRHARSCFSLASAYLGRRLGPGPLPRPTKVLAPSLEKLARESLTDGCFGEGLAARLAKLQSAVVDDPVEAAVLRGIARDEARHAELGWRTLEWCLHAGSAGVRPAVTGALSSCRAPRSRDEALNVAGARTERAVHRRAAALLSQYVYVPLSV